From Streptomonospora salina, the proteins below share one genomic window:
- a CDS encoding protein kinase domain-containing protein: MADPESADPDSPTRSIGSDDATTRLGADRARTRWITRVLHPGPGPRRDDPGPGPAAARTRALTRRAGAGAPAPSGPPAPSRWRRTATLLLGWFPRLLARVVVGPAGDIDYAVPTELRRSYTVLKRIGAGGEAVVYLAEPAGAGRARHRRRPAESADPGPHEDRDRVALKVYRPGHDINRELLDRLRARDRGDPHTPAVHGYGRARSSWDEEVAWEAQEYFPAGSLRSVIDRAPVDDTTARAVVSALTDCLHHWQEHLQHNHTDVKPENLLIRSADPPVFALTDFGGAVRATMSRVYGGLAVTEAYAAPEVVEGRREAPAAWWSLGVMVHELLTGRRPEGGESWLTARRSEVDVSAVADESWRLLVRGLLTPAPSARWGHAEVRQWLSGERPSLVRPRAHAPIRFADASHDDPPSLAFDLLDRWDRGEVWLRTHWPTVRTWLDREVGDYTFDRSYLTDLDARPERVHLAISALAARFVPGMPPRFRGLEVGADGVLALARGGSSRHAVLREALELGALDLAARHWCAHPGCRAEGSGRCAPLEHVQHEVPLIMRRVEATVQGLASGPAVAAGAADLPRFAWDSAWALAAELVLDPEAAGRERRRLRAQSWHPRRRSPAPHVDWWRHQRDVGLRRRAGQVDELAALVAASLLLPVAARLGAAERDRERAEGRARRRDRRAAFTGAAGERWRRVRARAQDPRTPPGESDTGAPWGAAPPYGPGGAPYGRPPTEAEQRKARRREARERKSVERSMRQLERAEGAGRCRRFAYPAAAAGLLDGLGRLLRADGFYPDRSGPFAEAYTGFVDVAGSAAVSAVAGAADAAVGLLPAQSEDRWWLPVVLAVLLVVLGRTASGRRRARTRLTAYRLAAAASALMLLVVLSTGLLMVAAGVLIPLYNLAG; encoded by the coding sequence ATGGCCGATCCCGAGTCCGCAGACCCCGACTCGCCCACCCGGAGCATCGGGTCCGACGACGCGACCACCCGGCTCGGCGCCGACCGCGCCCGCACCCGGTGGATCACCCGCGTCCTGCACCCCGGCCCCGGCCCGCGCCGGGACGATCCCGGCCCCGGCCCGGCCGCCGCGCGCACCCGCGCGCTGACGCGCCGCGCCGGTGCCGGCGCCCCGGCTCCCTCCGGCCCGCCGGCACCGTCCCGGTGGCGGCGCACGGCGACCCTGCTGCTGGGCTGGTTCCCGCGGCTGCTGGCGCGCGTGGTGGTCGGACCCGCCGGCGACATCGACTACGCGGTGCCGACCGAACTGCGCCGCAGCTACACCGTGCTGAAGCGCATCGGCGCCGGCGGCGAAGCCGTCGTCTACCTCGCCGAGCCCGCCGGCGCCGGACGCGCGCGCCACCGCCGGCGCCCGGCGGAGTCCGCAGATCCCGGGCCGCACGAGGACCGGGACCGCGTAGCGCTGAAGGTCTACCGTCCCGGCCACGACATCAACCGCGAGCTGCTCGACCGGCTGCGCGCCCGCGACCGCGGCGATCCCCACACCCCGGCCGTCCACGGCTACGGCCGCGCCCGCAGCTCCTGGGACGAGGAGGTGGCCTGGGAAGCCCAGGAGTACTTCCCCGCGGGCTCGCTGCGGTCGGTCATCGACCGGGCGCCGGTCGACGACACCACGGCGCGCGCCGTGGTGTCCGCACTCACCGACTGCCTGCACCACTGGCAGGAGCACCTGCAGCACAACCACACCGACGTCAAGCCCGAGAACCTGCTGATCCGCTCCGCCGACCCTCCGGTGTTCGCGCTGACCGACTTCGGCGGCGCGGTGCGGGCGACGATGAGCCGGGTCTACGGCGGCCTGGCCGTCACCGAGGCGTACGCGGCCCCCGAGGTGGTCGAGGGCCGCCGGGAGGCGCCGGCGGCGTGGTGGTCGCTGGGCGTCATGGTGCACGAGCTGCTCACCGGGCGCCGCCCCGAGGGCGGCGAGAGCTGGCTGACCGCGCGCAGGAGCGAGGTCGACGTTTCCGCCGTCGCCGACGAATCGTGGCGGCTGCTGGTGCGCGGGCTGCTCACCCCCGCCCCGTCGGCGCGCTGGGGCCATGCCGAGGTCCGCCAGTGGCTGTCCGGCGAGCGCCCGAGCCTGGTGCGGCCCCGCGCGCACGCGCCCATCCGCTTCGCCGACGCCTCCCACGACGACCCGCCCAGCCTCGCCTTCGACCTGCTGGACCGGTGGGACCGGGGCGAGGTGTGGCTGCGCACGCACTGGCCGACGGTGCGCACCTGGCTGGACCGCGAGGTCGGCGACTACACGTTCGACCGCTCCTACCTCACCGACCTCGACGCCCGCCCCGAACGCGTGCACCTGGCCATCAGCGCGCTGGCGGCGCGGTTCGTGCCGGGCATGCCGCCGCGCTTCCGCGGACTGGAGGTCGGCGCCGACGGCGTGCTCGCGCTGGCCCGCGGCGGATCCAGCAGGCACGCCGTGCTCCGCGAGGCCCTGGAGCTGGGTGCGCTGGACCTCGCTGCACGGCACTGGTGCGCTCACCCCGGATGCCGCGCCGAGGGCTCCGGCCGCTGCGCACCCCTGGAGCACGTCCAGCACGAGGTGCCGCTGATCATGCGCCGGGTCGAGGCCACCGTGCAGGGGCTGGCGTCGGGCCCGGCGGTGGCCGCCGGCGCCGCCGACCTCCCGCGGTTCGCCTGGGACTCCGCGTGGGCCCTGGCCGCCGAGCTGGTCCTGGACCCCGAGGCGGCCGGGCGCGAGCGCCGACGGCTGCGCGCGCAGTCGTGGCATCCGCGCCGCCGCAGTCCGGCCCCGCACGTGGACTGGTGGCGCCACCAGCGCGACGTGGGGCTGCGCCGCCGGGCCGGACAGGTCGACGAGCTCGCGGCGCTGGTGGCCGCCTCGCTGCTGCTGCCGGTGGCGGCGCGGCTCGGCGCCGCCGAGCGCGACCGGGAGCGGGCGGAGGGCCGTGCGCGGCGGCGCGACCGCCGAGCGGCGTTCACCGGCGCCGCGGGCGAGCGCTGGCGGCGGGTGCGTGCGCGCGCCCAGGACCCCCGCACTCCGCCCGGGGAGTCCGACACGGGGGCGCCGTGGGGCGCGGCGCCGCCCTACGGCCCGGGCGGAGCGCCCTACGGCCGCCCGCCGACCGAGGCGGAGCAGCGCAAGGCGCGCCGCCGCGAGGCCCGGGAGCGCAAGAGCGTCGAACGGAGCATGCGCCAACTGGAACGGGCGGAGGGGGCCGGCCGCTGCCGCAGGTTCGCCTACCCGGCCGCGGCGGCGGGACTCCTCGACGGGCTGGGGCGGCTGCTGCGCGCCGACGGCTTCTATCCGGACCGGTCCGGTCCGTTCGCCGAGGCTTACACCGGTTTCGTGGACGTCGCCGGCAGCGCCGCGGTTTCGGCGGTGGCGGGCGCCGCGGACGCGGCGGTGGGACTGCTGCCGGCGCAGTCGGAGGACCGGTGGTGGCTGCCCGTGGTGCTGGCGGTGCTGCTGGTGGTGCTGGGGCGGACGGCGTCCGGCCGCCGCCGCGCACGCACGCGGCTGACGGCGTACCGGCTCGCGGCGGCGGCCTCGGCGCTGATGCTGCTGGTGGTGCTCTCCACCGGCCTGCTGATGGTGGCCGCGGGCGTGCTGATCCCGTTGTACAACCTCGCCGGTTGA
- a CDS encoding riboflavin synthase gives MFTGIVEELGEVTGIEQAGDFAGDAARLTVRGPVVTADADRGDSVAVNGVCLTVTAVSGDSFDADVMKETLDRSGLGALTVGSPVNLERAAKVSDRLGGHIVQGHVDAKAEVVERVSGSRWETVRFSLPADLARYVVEKGSITVDGVSLTVASVSADSFTVGLVPTTLDLTTLGAKGIGAPVNLEADVIAKYVERLVTHAQAGA, from the coding sequence GTGTTCACCGGAATCGTCGAGGAACTCGGTGAAGTCACCGGGATCGAGCAGGCGGGCGACTTCGCGGGCGACGCCGCGCGGCTGACCGTGCGGGGCCCGGTCGTCACCGCCGACGCGGACCGCGGCGACTCCGTCGCCGTCAACGGGGTCTGCCTGACCGTCACCGCCGTCTCCGGCGACAGCTTCGACGCCGATGTGATGAAGGAGACGCTGGACCGTTCCGGTCTCGGCGCACTCACCGTCGGATCGCCGGTCAATCTGGAGCGTGCCGCGAAGGTCTCCGACCGCTTGGGCGGCCACATCGTGCAGGGACACGTCGACGCCAAAGCCGAGGTCGTCGAGCGCGTCAGCGGATCCCGCTGGGAAACGGTGCGGTTCTCGCTGCCGGCCGACCTGGCGCGCTACGTCGTGGAGAAGGGGTCCATCACCGTCGACGGCGTCAGCCTCACGGTCGCCTCGGTGAGCGCCGACAGTTTCACCGTCGGCCTCGTCCCCACCACGCTCGACCTCACCACGCTGGGCGCCAAGGGCATCGGGGCGCCCGTGAACCTGGAGGCCGACGTCATCGCCAAGTACGTCGAGCGCCTGGTGACCCACGCACAGGCGGGTGCCTGA
- a CDS encoding PH domain-containing protein, with translation MDDDAPHRQPPPLPVTWRPRNIRIVGYTLAVLVVVTMAALAAVLPPDWRLSDRLGLVAIGAVGAAVLHLLARPRLQATETRVTVVNSVRTYVLEWPEIIDARMPVGEPWPTVDLADGSTLAVMGVQSSDGERARRALDDFRLLLRTRGEAEEPGSGR, from the coding sequence GTGGACGACGACGCGCCGCACCGGCAGCCGCCCCCGCTGCCGGTGACCTGGCGGCCGCGCAACATCCGCATCGTCGGCTACACGCTGGCCGTGCTCGTCGTGGTGACGATGGCGGCGCTGGCCGCCGTGCTGCCGCCCGACTGGCGGCTCTCGGACCGGCTGGGCCTGGTCGCCATCGGGGCCGTCGGCGCCGCCGTGCTGCACCTGCTGGCCCGACCGCGCCTGCAGGCCACCGAAACCCGCGTGACCGTGGTCAACAGCGTCCGCACCTATGTGCTGGAGTGGCCCGAGATCATCGACGCCCGCATGCCGGTGGGCGAGCCCTGGCCCACCGTCGACCTCGCCGACGGCTCCACCCTGGCGGTCATGGGTGTCCAGAGCAGTGACGGCGAGCGCGCCCGCAGGGCCCTGGACGACTTCCGGCTGCTCCTGCGCACCCGCGGTGAAGCCGAAGAACCCGGCTCCGGGCGGTGA
- a CDS encoding vWA domain-containing protein yields MEPAGRDTTETLMGFVRTLRAAGVGADTGRATAFLRAVDTLDVTRPGPVYWAGRLTLCSGGADLTRYDACFVHYFGTRPAPARTTSPLSATVPAMWNPPEAADGDDADTAGLLAAGGTEVLRSADIASLTREERAEVARLVSRISADRPRRRTRRLEPAAHGRLDYRRTLRAALRTGGEPVRLPRRHRSTRARRVVLLVDISGSMSPYADALLRLAHVVVRGHPLHTEAFSVGTRLTRLTPQMRVRDPGAALAAVAEAIPDWSGGTRLGGELKEFLDLYGRRGAARGALAIIASDGWERGDASQLGTQMARLSRLAHRVVWVNPHKAQPGYAPLTAGMRAAWPHIDAFVSGHSLDALEQLATAVIGGRHEGGGHRA; encoded by the coding sequence GTGGAGCCGGCCGGCCGCGACACCACCGAAACCCTGATGGGGTTCGTCCGCACGCTGCGCGCGGCCGGCGTCGGCGCCGACACCGGCCGCGCGACCGCGTTCCTGCGCGCCGTCGACACCCTCGACGTCACCCGGCCCGGCCCCGTCTACTGGGCCGGCCGGCTCACCCTGTGCTCCGGCGGAGCCGACCTCACCCGCTACGACGCCTGCTTCGTCCACTACTTCGGCACGCGTCCCGCGCCGGCCCGTACCACCAGCCCCCTGTCCGCCACCGTCCCGGCCATGTGGAACCCGCCGGAGGCGGCCGACGGAGACGACGCCGACACCGCCGGGCTGCTCGCCGCCGGCGGAACCGAGGTGCTGCGCTCGGCCGACATCGCTTCGCTCACCCGTGAGGAACGCGCCGAAGTGGCCCGCCTGGTCTCGCGCATCAGTGCCGACCGCCCCCGGCGCCGCACGCGCCGCCTCGAACCCGCCGCGCACGGGCGGCTGGACTACCGCCGCACGCTGCGGGCCGCGCTGCGCACCGGCGGCGAGCCCGTGCGGCTGCCGCGGCGCCACCGCTCCACCCGGGCGCGCCGTGTCGTGCTGCTCGTCGACATCAGCGGCTCCATGTCGCCCTACGCCGACGCGCTGCTGCGCCTGGCCCACGTCGTCGTCCGGGGCCACCCCCTCCACACCGAAGCCTTCAGCGTGGGCACCCGCCTCACCCGCCTCACCCCGCAGATGCGGGTGCGCGACCCCGGCGCCGCACTCGCGGCCGTGGCCGAGGCCATCCCCGACTGGAGCGGCGGCACCCGGTTGGGCGGCGAACTCAAGGAGTTCCTGGACCTGTACGGCCGCCGCGGCGCCGCCCGCGGCGCCCTGGCGATCATCGCCTCCGACGGCTGGGAGCGCGGCGACGCCTCCCAGCTGGGTACCCAGATGGCCCGGCTCTCCCGGCTCGCCCACCGCGTGGTGTGGGTCAACCCGCACAAGGCCCAGCCCGGTTACGCGCCGCTCACCGCGGGGATGCGGGCCGCCTGGCCGCACATCGACGCGTTCGTGTCCGGTCACAGCCTGGACGCGCTGGAGCAGCTCGCCACCGCCGTGATCGGCGGTCGGCACGAGGGAGGAGGGCACCGTGCGTGA
- the ribH gene encoding 6,7-dimethyl-8-ribityllumazine synthase, which translates to MSGTGRPDDHPVDAAGMRVGVVATRWNADVVDPMLARAREALAHWGAEEPDVVHVAGAIELAVVAQQFARTHDAVVALGAVIRGGTPHFDYVCQSLTQGLTEVALAESTPVANGVLTCDTQEQARDRAGLPGSREDKGWEAATAAADTAAVLRDLRAADRRVRA; encoded by the coding sequence ATGAGCGGAACAGGACGTCCCGACGACCACCCCGTCGACGCCGCCGGTATGCGCGTGGGCGTCGTCGCCACCCGCTGGAACGCCGACGTCGTCGACCCCATGCTGGCGCGCGCCCGCGAGGCCCTGGCGCACTGGGGCGCCGAGGAGCCCGACGTCGTGCACGTGGCCGGGGCGATCGAGCTCGCCGTCGTCGCCCAGCAGTTCGCCCGCACCCACGACGCCGTCGTGGCACTGGGCGCGGTGATCCGCGGCGGCACACCGCACTTCGACTACGTCTGCCAGTCGCTGACCCAGGGCCTGACCGAGGTGGCGCTGGCGGAATCCACCCCCGTCGCCAACGGCGTACTCACCTGTGATACCCAAGAGCAGGCCCGCGACCGCGCCGGTCTGCCCGGCAGCCGCGAGGACAAGGGCTGGGAGGCCGCCACCGCGGCCGCCGACACCGCAGCCGTCCTGCGCGACCTGCGCGCCGCCGACCGGCGGGTTCGGGCGTAG
- a CDS encoding bifunctional 3,4-dihydroxy-2-butanone-4-phosphate synthase/GTP cyclohydrolase II, whose translation MTGITTEQPVSAPDPAAAPGAGASPLDDVAGAVADIAAGRPVIVVDDEDRENEGDLVFAAEAATPELLAFTVRHTSGLVCVPMLGEDLDRLGLPMMTAENQDGLGTAYTVTVDARTGVTTGISAADRARTIGLLAGDRTVPGDLARPGHVLPLRYRPGGVLTRRGHTEASVDLARMAGMRPAAVIAEVVEDDGTMARLPRLRAFADEHGLRVVSIDQLVHRVEAVGTSGAAPAPAPAAGRPAPVERVVETRIPNSHGQWRAVGYRAADGAEHVALVLGDPAQAPHPLVRLHSECLTGDAFGSHRCDCGAQLEAAMAAVAAEGHGVIVYLRGHEGRGIGLLHKLQAYRLQDSGADTVDANLELGLPADARDFSAGAAILADLGTSAVRLLSNNPKKTDGLSEHGIAVTERIPMPSAVTTDNLHYLQTKRDRMGHDLPGIVAVT comes from the coding sequence ATGACCGGAATCACCACAGAGCAGCCCGTATCCGCACCGGACCCCGCAGCCGCGCCCGGCGCCGGCGCTTCGCCGCTGGACGACGTCGCCGGAGCCGTCGCCGACATCGCCGCCGGGCGCCCGGTGATCGTCGTCGACGACGAGGACCGCGAGAACGAAGGCGACCTCGTCTTCGCGGCCGAGGCCGCCACCCCCGAGCTGCTGGCGTTCACCGTCCGCCACACCTCGGGGCTGGTCTGCGTGCCCATGCTCGGCGAGGACTTGGACCGGCTCGGCCTCCCGATGATGACGGCCGAAAACCAGGACGGCCTGGGCACGGCCTACACCGTCACCGTGGACGCGCGTACCGGCGTCACCACCGGCATCTCCGCCGCCGACCGGGCCCGCACCATCGGCCTGCTGGCCGGCGACCGCACCGTGCCCGGCGACCTCGCGCGGCCCGGCCACGTCCTGCCGCTGCGCTACCGGCCGGGCGGCGTGCTCACCCGCCGCGGCCACACCGAGGCCTCGGTGGACCTGGCCCGGATGGCGGGGATGCGGCCCGCCGCCGTCATCGCCGAGGTCGTCGAGGACGACGGCACCATGGCCCGACTGCCGCGGCTGCGCGCGTTCGCCGACGAGCACGGTCTGCGCGTGGTCTCCATCGACCAGCTCGTGCACCGCGTCGAGGCGGTCGGGACGTCCGGCGCCGCGCCCGCGCCCGCGCCCGCCGCCGGCCGGCCCGCGCCGGTCGAACGCGTGGTCGAGACCCGCATCCCCAACAGCCACGGCCAATGGCGGGCCGTGGGCTACCGCGCCGCCGACGGTGCCGAGCACGTCGCCCTCGTCCTCGGGGACCCCGCCCAAGCCCCGCACCCGCTGGTGCGCCTGCACTCGGAGTGCCTGACCGGCGACGCCTTCGGCTCCCACCGCTGCGACTGCGGCGCCCAACTGGAGGCCGCCATGGCCGCCGTCGCCGCCGAAGGACACGGTGTCATCGTCTACCTGCGCGGCCACGAGGGCCGCGGAATCGGGCTGCTGCACAAGCTGCAGGCCTACCGGCTGCAGGACTCCGGCGCCGACACCGTCGACGCGAACCTGGAACTGGGCCTGCCCGCCGACGCCCGCGACTTCAGCGCCGGTGCGGCCATCCTCGCCGACCTGGGAACCTCTGCGGTGCGGCTGCTCAGCAACAACCCGAAAAAGACCGACGGCCTCAGCGAGCACGGCATCGCCGTCACCGAGCGCATCCCCATGCCCAGCGCCGTCACCACCGACAACCTGCACTACCTGCAGACCAAGCGCGACCGGATGGGCCACGACCTGCCGGGCATCGTCGCCGTCACCTGA
- a CDS encoding nucleotidyltransferase family protein yields MTTRERGEDGARTAPIAGLLLAAGEGRRLGRPKALVEVAGERLVDRGARTLHDGGCAPVYVITGAARADAEHAAAVHNPGWQSGLGSSLRVGLDALPEDVDAVVIGLVDQPLVTAAAVRRLIAAHDDGARAAVATYAGNLRNPVLLGREHWPSVHALAEGDVGARPFLRAYSHLVTNVPCDDVASPDDIDTPEDLERLESCLAGRGTAPPRPT; encoded by the coding sequence ATGACGACACGCGAGCGGGGCGAGGACGGCGCGCGCACGGCGCCGATCGCCGGACTGCTGCTGGCCGCGGGGGAGGGGCGCCGCTTGGGCCGCCCCAAGGCGCTGGTGGAAGTCGCCGGGGAACGGCTCGTCGACCGGGGCGCGCGCACGCTGCACGACGGCGGCTGCGCCCCCGTATACGTGATCACGGGGGCGGCGCGGGCCGACGCCGAGCATGCGGCCGCCGTACACAACCCCGGGTGGCAGAGCGGGCTGGGTTCGTCGCTGCGGGTGGGCCTGGACGCCCTGCCCGAGGACGTCGACGCCGTCGTCATCGGGCTGGTCGACCAGCCGCTGGTGACGGCCGCCGCCGTGCGGCGGCTGATCGCGGCCCATGACGACGGTGCGCGTGCGGCCGTGGCCACCTACGCCGGAAACCTGCGCAACCCGGTACTGCTGGGCCGTGAGCACTGGCCCAGCGTCCACGCCCTCGCCGAGGGCGACGTGGGAGCGCGCCCGTTCCTGCGCGCCTACTCCCACCTGGTCACCAACGTCCCCTGCGACGACGTGGCCAGCCCCGACGACATCGACACCCCCGAGGACCTGGAACGGCTCGAGTCGTGCCTGGCCGGGCGGGGGACCGCTCCGCCCCGCCCGACCTGA
- a CDS encoding aldose 1-epimerase family protein, which translates to MGDAIELAAGDYRADIGRRGAAMCRLSFGGEELIWRCPPDEPPPASHGLLLAPWPNRIRDGRYTFKGVEHQLEVTEPRRGTALHGLAYSRPWLPVEIASDRARLTCLLDGAAGYPYSLELAADYELDAAGGLSVTVAARNTGDSPAPYGMGSHPFLSVDTMEDAVLELPASRRLPVDERLLPAGAPEPVEGTEHDFRTPRPIGAAAFDTAFTDLKRDADGLAWTVLTSGGTSTGVWADSSCGWLQVFSAEGLPGGLNRRGLAVEPMTCPPDAFNSGTDVTVLEPGEETRSRFGVMRLSRP; encoded by the coding sequence GTGGGCGATGCGATCGAGTTGGCGGCAGGAGACTACCGGGCGGACATCGGCCGCCGAGGCGCGGCGATGTGCCGGCTCTCCTTCGGTGGCGAGGAGCTGATCTGGCGGTGCCCGCCGGACGAGCCGCCTCCGGCCTCCCACGGTCTTCTGCTGGCCCCTTGGCCCAACCGGATCCGCGACGGCCGGTACACCTTCAAAGGCGTCGAGCACCAACTGGAGGTCACCGAGCCCCGACGCGGTACGGCGCTGCACGGACTGGCCTACAGCAGGCCGTGGCTCCCGGTGGAGATCGCGTCCGACCGGGCCCGGCTGACCTGTCTGCTGGACGGCGCCGCGGGCTATCCCTACAGCCTGGAGCTGGCGGCCGACTACGAACTGGACGCCGCCGGCGGGCTGTCGGTGACCGTCGCGGCCCGCAACACCGGCGACTCCCCCGCGCCGTACGGCATGGGGTCCCACCCGTTCCTGTCCGTGGACACCATGGAGGACGCGGTGCTGGAGCTGCCCGCCTCCCGCCGGCTGCCCGTGGACGAGCGGCTGCTGCCCGCGGGCGCCCCGGAGCCCGTGGAGGGCACCGAGCACGACTTCCGCACGCCCCGGCCCATCGGGGCCGCGGCCTTCGACACCGCGTTCACGGACCTGAAGCGCGACGCCGACGGCCTGGCCTGGACGGTGCTCACGTCGGGCGGCACGTCGACGGGCGTGTGGGCCGACTCCTCCTGCGGCTGGCTGCAGGTGTTCAGCGCCGAGGGCCTGCCCGGCGGGCTGAACCGCCGCGGGCTCGCGGTGGAACCGATGACCTGCCCGCCGGACGCGTTCAATTCCGGCACCGACGTGACCGTCCTGGAGCCGGGCGAGGAGACGCGGTCGCGCTTCGGCGTCATGCGCCTGTCCCGGCCCTGA
- a CDS encoding XdhC family protein, translated as MRDIRAAVADMYASGDTFALATVIDTYSSAPRESGAAMAVGPSGEVAGSVSGGCVEGAVYELAQQVIATGEPERATYGVSDDDAFAAGLTCGGTLHVLVEPVDPARHPHLGAVVADIEAHRPVAVATVAGGPGRLGARRVIRPGGAEGDLGGRRLEAAVDDDARGMLAQGSTGVLRYGADGQRRGDELDVFVQSFAPAPRMLVFGAIDFAAAVADIGASLGYRVTVCDARPVFATAKRFPRADEVVVKWPHVYLGEIEARIDERTAVCVLTHDPKFDVPVLEAALRTPAGYIGAMGSRRTHEDRLARLREAGVGEDQLARVHSPIGLDLGARTPEETAVSIAAELIQTRWGGSGRPLSTTSGRIHTEPIAAAGAGGPSPVPEARAVTGRPSAGGPADRPPADGAVTGSGPRDTPDPPVNGAAGTGHLGV; from the coding sequence GTGCGTGATATCCGCGCCGCCGTCGCCGACATGTACGCCTCCGGCGACACGTTCGCCCTGGCCACCGTCATCGACACCTACAGCAGCGCGCCCCGCGAATCCGGCGCGGCGATGGCCGTCGGCCCCTCCGGCGAGGTGGCCGGCAGCGTCTCCGGGGGCTGCGTCGAAGGCGCCGTCTACGAGCTCGCCCAGCAGGTGATCGCCACCGGCGAGCCCGAGCGCGCCACCTACGGCGTCAGCGACGACGACGCCTTCGCCGCCGGCCTGACCTGCGGCGGAACCCTGCACGTGCTGGTCGAGCCCGTCGACCCGGCGCGCCACCCGCACCTGGGCGCGGTCGTCGCCGACATCGAGGCGCACCGCCCGGTCGCCGTGGCCACCGTCGCCGGAGGGCCCGGCCGGCTGGGCGCCCGGCGGGTGATCCGGCCCGGCGGCGCCGAGGGCGATCTGGGCGGGCGCCGCCTGGAGGCCGCGGTCGACGACGACGCCCGCGGCATGCTGGCCCAGGGCAGCACCGGCGTCCTGAGGTACGGCGCCGACGGCCAGCGGCGCGGCGACGAGCTGGATGTGTTCGTCCAGTCGTTCGCCCCGGCTCCGCGCATGCTCGTGTTCGGAGCCATCGACTTCGCGGCCGCGGTCGCCGACATCGGCGCCTCCCTGGGATACCGGGTCACCGTGTGCGACGCCCGACCGGTCTTCGCCACCGCCAAGCGCTTCCCGCGCGCCGACGAGGTGGTCGTGAAGTGGCCCCACGTCTACCTCGGCGAGATCGAAGCCCGCATCGATGAGCGCACGGCCGTGTGCGTGCTGACGCACGACCCCAAGTTCGACGTGCCCGTACTGGAGGCCGCACTGCGGACCCCGGCCGGCTACATCGGGGCGATGGGAAGCCGGCGCACGCACGAGGACCGCTTGGCCCGGCTGCGCGAGGCGGGGGTCGGGGAGGATCAGCTCGCGCGGGTGCACTCGCCCATCGGGCTCGACCTGGGAGCGCGCACCCCCGAGGAGACCGCGGTGTCCATCGCCGCCGAACTCATCCAGACCCGGTGGGGCGGTAGCGGGCGCCCGCTGTCCACCACCTCCGGGCGCATCCACACCGAGCCGATCGCCGCCGCGGGGGCGGGCGGGCCGTCCCCGGTTCCGGAGGCGCGCGCGGTGACGGGCCGTCCCTCCGCCGGCGGCCCGGCCGACCGGCCTCCGGCGGACGGTGCAGTGACCGGGTCCGGCCCCCGCGACACGCCCGACCCGCCGGTGAACGGGGCGGCCGGAACCGGTCATCTCGGCGTGTAA
- a CDS encoding AAA family ATPase, with product MADAPPAAESITGPDEFARRLDEHDYLADDGAATACFLAARMARPLFLEGDAGVGKTELAKALAAALGAPLIRLQCYEGIDAAQALYDWDYPRQLLHLRAAQAAGAGTDAERLESGLYDRRFLLARPLLRALEAGAAGPCVLLVDEIDRADDEFEAFLLEFLSDFAISIPELGTVRTDTPPVTVLTSNRTREVHDALKRRCLYHWMPNPGFDREVAIIRRRLPDAADRLVHQVAAAGQRLRDPADDGLDLVKPPGVAETIDWTAALIALGARQLDPDSAARSLGALIKHREDHDAVRARLRTLLDGHDRAPAG from the coding sequence ATGGCCGACGCACCGCCCGCCGCCGAGTCGATCACCGGCCCCGACGAGTTCGCCCGCCGGCTGGACGAGCACGACTACCTGGCCGACGACGGCGCGGCCACCGCCTGCTTCCTGGCCGCGCGCATGGCGCGTCCGCTGTTCCTCGAAGGCGACGCCGGCGTCGGCAAGACCGAACTGGCCAAGGCTCTGGCCGCCGCACTCGGAGCGCCCCTGATCCGGCTGCAGTGCTACGAAGGCATCGACGCCGCCCAAGCCCTGTACGACTGGGACTACCCGCGCCAGCTGCTGCACCTGCGCGCCGCCCAGGCCGCCGGCGCCGGAACCGACGCCGAACGGCTCGAATCGGGCCTGTACGACCGCCGCTTCCTGCTGGCGCGGCCCCTGCTGCGCGCCCTGGAAGCCGGCGCCGCCGGCCCCTGCGTGCTGCTCGTCGACGAGATCGACCGCGCCGACGACGAGTTCGAAGCGTTCCTGCTGGAGTTCCTCTCCGACTTCGCCATCTCCATCCCCGAGCTGGGTACCGTGCGTACCGACACCCCTCCGGTGACCGTGCTGACCTCCAACCGCACCCGCGAGGTCCACGACGCGCTCAAGCGCCGCTGCCTTTACCACTGGATGCCCAACCCCGGCTTCGACCGCGAGGTCGCCATCATCCGCCGTCGGCTGCCCGACGCAGCCGACCGGCTCGTCCACCAGGTCGCCGCCGCCGGCCAGCGGCTGCGCGACCCCGCCGACGACGGACTGGACCTGGTCAAACCGCCCGGTGTGGCCGAGACCATCGACTGGACCGCGGCCCTGATAGCCCTGGGCGCCCGCCAGCTCGATCCCGACTCCGCGGCCCGCAGCCTCGGCGCGCTGATCAAGCACCGCGAGGACCACGACGCCGTCCGGGCCCGGCTGCGAACCCTGCTCGACGGCCACGACCGGGCGCCGGCGGGGTGA